Proteins encoded in a region of the Mercenaria mercenaria strain notata chromosome 1, MADL_Memer_1, whole genome shotgun sequence genome:
- the LOC128558980 gene encoding uncharacterized protein LOC128558980 has protein sequence MAGTLSASTLTILLLIILKTQLILEQPSRVLCAIEGSIPISVPPQAQFPPQINSRKLKVLFGAFKQEDMKEACLKGLGQDSRRREEPMLAPALPATCKATSLDNVHMSRGTRSEMSKSSPQEREKMQTPSRTTLKTEIEKNLHSSKPWTNIKRFENHPLLGNAAKRIPDIARSSKSKNTRAKYDSYFERFASWCKSHKFKYLPAEDTTINLFLSGLISKGVGHSVIDGYYYSIKWNHQLMLLTCNPCDSNLVKLVYEGSRKTVCEPVNKKQPVTADIISKIVDKFGGDNDNLKDLRLCTMCILGFSGFFRYSELSRLKMKNINFQDDYISVNITESKTDQCKSGSEILIAKTQTKLCPVSWLLKYIAVAGLTFASDEFIFTKVRYIKKTDKYVLADTSTPLSYSRAREIFLSALENIGEGKSSFGLHSLRSGGASAVANSGDVVDVRLLNKHGRWKSSSSSGGYIHYNIQNRLQVSKHLGI, from the exons ATGGCTGGGACACTGTCCGCGAGTACACTGACAATCCTCTTGCTGATAATTCTGAAGACGCAGCTAATCTTAGAGCAGCCATCGCGCGTGCTATGCGCAATCGAAGGTTCAATCCCTATCAGCGTACCTCCACAAGCACAGTTTCCTCCGCAAATCAACAGCAGAAAGCTCAAGGTCCTTTTCGGGGCTTTCAAACAGGAGGATATGAAGGAGGCATGTCTAAAAGGTTTGGGACAGGATTCTCGCAGACGAGAAGAGCCGATGTTGGCCCCTGCTTTGCCTGCCACTTGCAAGGCCACTTCGCTAGACAATGTCCATATGTCGAGAGGAACACGGTCAGAAATGTCCAAGAGCTCACCACAAGAACGGGAGAAAATGCAGACTCCATCAAGAACGACTCTCAAGACAGAAATTGAAAAA AATCTTCATTCTTCCAAACCTTGGACGAACATAAAGCGTTTTGAAAATCATCCTTTACTCGGTAACGCAGCAAAAAGGATACCGGACATTGCCAGATCTTCAAAATCCAAGAATACCAGGGCAAAATACGATAGCTACTTTGAAAGATTTGCGTCGTGGTGTAAGTctcataaattcaaatatttaccCGCAGAAGACACAACTATTAATTTATTTCTAAGTGGTCTTATAAGTAAAGGTGTTGGACATTCGGTAATCGATGGATACTATTATAGTATTAAGTGGAATCACCAATTAATGTTACTGACATGCAATCCTTGTGATAGTAACTTAGTTAAATTGGTTTACGAGGGTTCCAGAAAAACAGTTTGTGAACCAGTCAACAAAAAACAACCAGTGACTGCGGATATCATTTCAAAAATTGTTGATAAATTCGGTGGAGATAACGACAATTTGAAAGACCTTAGACTTTGCACCATGTGTATTCTTGGTTTTTCTGGATTTTTCAGATATAGTGAGTTAAGTcgtctgaaaatgaaaaacataaacttTCAAGATGATTACATTTCTGTTAATATTACAGAGAGTAAGACTGATCAGTGTAAATCAGGTTCTGAAATTTTGATTGCTAAAACTCAAACAAAGCTTTGCCCGGTGTCTTGGTTATTGAAATACATTGCTGTGGCCGGTCTCACTTTTGCGTCAGATGAATTCATTTTTACTAAAGTTAGGTATATTAAGAAGACCGATAAATACGTCTTAGCAGACACTTCTACCCCTTTATCATATTCAAGAGCTAGAGAGATTTTTCTTAGCGCTTTAGAAAACATTGGAGAAGGTAAGTCTAGCTTCGGTTTACACAGTCTGAGAAGCGGAGGTGCTTCCGCGGTAGCAAATAGTGGTGACGTTGTGGACGTCAGGTTGTTAAACAAGCACGGTAGATGGAAGTCTAGTTCATCTTCGGGCGGGTACATTCATTATAATATTCAAAACAGATTACAGGTTTCTAAACATTTAGGGATTTGA